One Glycine soja cultivar W05 chromosome 7, ASM419377v2, whole genome shotgun sequence genomic window, GCTAGGTTCTGCTTGCCTGTGTACCTTAGTATCGATTACTAGAACCTGCAGCATAAACGGAGCAAACAATTTGCATCATTCTTTTGAGTTCTCGCACCCATCATGGATGTGGATTGATTATACAATGAATATGATCATGACATGAAGCTAGATAAATTGCAGAGTTTTAGGAAATGAGCATGTTGAGCCAAAAATCCATATTAATACAAGAAAAAGTCCGATTTTGCATGCATAAAGATCTCTTGTTGGCATCATTAATGGCATCGGTTTTAGACTTGTAAAATCTCCTAGGGTAATTCTTTTAACAAGCATATCAAACATTTTAATAATCACGATCTTTTGGTTTTGATAGATTGTAACTGTGTTAACAACTTTCTCACACTTGTCACAGGCCAGAGATGGCATCAAAGAGGTCCATTTCTTACCCTTTAATCCAGTGGACAAGCGTACGGCCATCACATATATAGACAACAATGGCAATTGGAACCGAGCAAGCAAAGGGGCACCAGAGCAGGTAAATAGATGTTTTATTGCATAAGATTGATCTTTCTTGCTAACTTAAACATATCCACCATCAGTGTATCTCAAAGTGAATTTTTGCCAGATTATACATCTCTGCAATCTCCGGGAAGATGTGAAGAAGAAAGCTCATGCTATTATTGGAAAATTTGCTGATCGGGGTCTTCGTTCCCTTGCTGTTGCCAAGCAAGTAAGTTGATGTTCTTTGTACACCCATATCTTGTGATCTGCAGCGATAATCATTCTAATTAAAGCTTGTCTTGTGATTTATTATCTACTACCAGGAAGTTCCAGAGAAGACCAAGGAGAGTCCAGGAGGACCATGGCAGTTTGTGGGTCTCTTGCCTCTCTTTGACCCTCCTAGGCATGACAGTGCAGAGACCATTCGCCGTGCTCTCCATCTTGGAGTGAACGTTAAGATGATTACAGGCGATCAGCTAGCTATTGGAAAGGAGACTGCTCGCAGGCTTGGCATGGGAAGTAACATGTACCCTTCTTCCTCCCTCCTTGGCGATCACAAGGATGAGTCTATTGCTGCACTTCCAGTTGATGAGCTTATTGAAAAGGCTGATGGCTTTGCTGGTGTCTTTCCTGGTAAATAGCTTTATCTAAAAATGCGCCTTTAGTTGGTGATCCTAACTTGATAATAACTTGCTGCAATTTGGTCCAGCGATAAACTGAATATATTCTAATTTGAAGGATTGAGACATAATTTTGTTACAAATAACTTCTTGAACTAATGATTGATGTGAAATGCAGAGCACAAATATGAGATTGTGAAGATACTCCAGGATAGAAAGCATATATGTGGGATGACTGGAGATGGTGTCAATGATGCTCCTGCCCTAAAAAAGGCAGACATTGGGATTGCAGTGGCTGATGCAACCGATGCAGCTCGAGGTGCATCAGACATAGTTCTTACAGAGCCTGGTCTGAGTGTGATTGTGAGTGCAGTTTTGACAAGCAGAGCCATTTTCCAGAGAATGAAGAACTACACCATCTATGCTGTTTCTATCACAATCCGAATCGTGCTGGGCTTTATGCTGCTAGCTCTTatctggaaatttgatttctcaccttttatGGTTTTGATCATTGCAATACTAAATGACGgaacaattatgaccatttCCAAGGACAGAGTGAAGCCATCACCTCTGCCAGATTCATGGAAGTTGAATGAGATTTTTGCCACAGGCATAGTGCTTGGTGCCTACCTTGCTATAATGACTGTTGTCTTCTTCTGGGCTGCTCATGCTTCTGATTTCTTCACGGTAAGCATGAAAGCTTATAATTAAGAAGAATTCAGGACAAAAATGTTTAAAAGTTTCTTTCAGGCTTAACCAAATTAAGTACAACAATATTGGCAGGAAAAATTTGGTGTCAGACCTATCAGGAATGTCCAGGATGAGCTCACAGCGGCTGTTTACCTTCAAGTGAGTATTGTAAGTCAGGCTCTCATCTTTGTTACTCGGTCAAGGAACTTCTCTTTTCTTGAGCGCCCTGGTCTCTTGCTTGTTACAGCCTTTATAATAGCACAGCTGGTGAGTTGTACTTGTAATATAATACTAATATATAGGTTGATTTGTCCATATTTTCTGTCTCTCGAGTATAACAAATTATTCaactctaatattttattttctctcgtATCTCGCAGATTGCCACACTCATAGCTGTCTATGCAAACTGGGGCTTTGCAAGGATGAGAGGTATTGGGTGGGGCTGGGCTGGTGTCATTTGGCTTTACAGCATCATTTTCTACATTCCGTTGGATTTTCTTAAATTCGGCATTCGATATTTTTTGAGTGGCAAGGCATGGAATAATATTACCGAGAACAAGGTGCCGTTTCAATGTTATTACTACTTAATGGTATCATTATCAGATAAATGATAAATCTTTATTTCCTTAATTTGCTTATATGCATGCGTTTTTGTTCCCTACGAGATGCAGACTGCTTTCACAACAAAGAAGGATTATGGAAAGGAAGAGCGAGAAGCACAATGGGCCACAGCTCAACGCACCCTACATGGGTTGAATCCTCCAGAAACAGAACAGATATTTAGTGAAAAGAACAACTACCGCGAATTATCTGAAATCGCAGATCAGGCTAGGAAACGAGCAGAAGTTGCAAGGTAATGTGCAGTGAATTAATGCTAATGTGCATTATTTCTCATTTAAAGCTGAACCAAAACCAATCTGATATAATACTTGTTTTCTAGATTGCGGGAGCTTCACACATTGAAGGGACATGTCGAATCCGTCGTGAAACTCAAGGGACTGGACATTGATACAATTCAGCAGCATTACACTGTTTGAGTAAAGCAAGCAAGTCCCCCCTGGAACTGTTAACAGCATAGCTATCTTTTATTAGATATGttgtcatttattttcttaaagctCATTGGACTTCGTAGGATACATGGGCTTTAAAATAATCCAATATTTGAGATTGGCCCAGACAATCCAATGTTGGATAGATAGACCAAATTATCAGCAGatgttattattatgttattttgaaaTCATATTGAAATCGTTTTAGCATTGTTACAGATAATCAAATATTGTTTTTCGGCGAGAAATGAGATAAAATGAAGGGTAAAATATACTCTTGTATGCTTTTAGGGTCGTATCGTGGAATTTTGTTTGTTCAAGACAAGGTTAAAAATATAGTCattgaatataaaattgaaatagaaattttatctaaaattgtTGCGAGATGTAGAGCTGACCAAATGTATAATTCAATGGTTATAGCTATATAATGATATATCTTTATATCTTTCACATGCAAACATCTTGGCCTAACAAATCATTATCGGCTAAGAAACTTAGACAAAGTCTCCCTAAAAAAGAATTACTGCATACAAATCAATGGATGGCTTACTGCACAAGCCTGTAGCCTAGTTATGAAACTAGTAATTTGAAAACAGGATGCTAAACTGGTTTAGGCTACAAGAAGCAAGTTTTAACCACTAtgccacatttttttttgttaaatagatgcatattataatatatattactttaacTCAATTTAATACAAGACTATTTTCTATAGCTAGGAACATTTAATAGTATATATCAGAAAAATGAGTTAGCCCAACAGAGCACACAGCCGAGGGCAAAggatcctccattctcccaagCAAAAATCCATGACATTGCATCTTGAACTTCTCTGACTATAAAACAAACTTAAAGAATCCCGAGACCTATATCTAACAATAAAAGCCAATGCACAACACTACTAAAATGTGAGTGAGGTACGTGAGAGTGTGCGTAAGAGAATGTGATCTGATCGTAtatcacaaaattaattaacttccaAAATTAGTTTCAGCAACAATTGTAACACTttcactaattaattttttacatgtACTATCAACTTGCAACAAGAAAAATGTATCATCAACTAATTAAGTTTTGGAACTTAACTTTCGAAGAGCgggcaatttaaaaaaaaaatgcaaaaatataAAGTGGAGTGTCTTGGTAGAAAAAGGGATATGAATAGCAATTGTCTTgtataacataattttataatatttttataaaaattattttatttcttttaacacATCAGGCATCAGTCTTATTATATCATACTTTTCTCTTCTGTTTTTCTATTTATCTTATAATTCTATATATCTGTATACAATATTGTTCAATGAACATAACTTTCTAGATCTTCTTAATTTCTTTGCAAAATGTAGATCCTCGGTTAACGAGGTGTGCCAACTACCAATGAACACCTCTCCTCATACCTGAGTACTGAGGGGCTCTAAGTTTGTATGCATGCAAATGCTTGGAATAAGGATTTGACACGCAAAGGCACCACTTACAAATACAATACACACATTCATTTATTCATAGTGGAGAAGAATCAAATTGGCACGTACAACTAGGCATCTCTTCAATTCCTTCCATTAATTCACCATGTTGTTGTTCTGCCTGCAAGTCTCGGATCTATAcacaaggaaaatgaaaagaaaggaagccTCACGTttgatttgtgtgtgtgtgtcaactAGAGAGAGCGCATGGTTGATGAGCACAGCAGACCCATTAAAATGCGTATTTACTTTTTGTCTAAATCGATATGCACATTGTATTTAAGCCCTCCACGGACATACACGCACTAAACTATTCAAGTTGCATGTGTCTGTATATAATACTACTACTACAGTAGACATCACGTTCACGTAGTAGGAGTAGTTTCACATTGTTCACTAAACAGTGCCAAAAACAATCCAAAAGCACCAGAAATGAAGAAAGCAAATACTGTGACTACAACTTTATTTGCACTACTTTTGCTCACACACTCTCTTGCTGCTGAAACTAGAACAACCCCTCTCCAAGACCACAAACATGAAGCAGAGCTAAGAGGATCTAGAACAAGCAGAAGAAACAGACACAGCagtggaggaagaagaacaaGAGGATCAAACTGTGATCAATTTTACCTATATCTGTTTGGAAAGTGTGGCCTTTGGCCTTTTCCTACCTTTACTTGCCCTGACAACCCTTTTGACCAAACACCAATGCCTTCGTCTCCTTTTCCTCCACCAATAACTTACACACCAAGAATCCCTCCACCAGTGCAATATTCCGCACCACCTCCCCCACCACAATCGCCGCCATCGCCACCACCACTACCTCcatcgccgccgccgccgccgccaccATTATGTCCACCGTGGCCACTACCGTGTCCATCACCACCCAAACCAGCATGTCCATCGCCTCCTCCGCCACCGCCACCGCCACCGGTGTGTTCACCCCCGCCGGTTGCACCCTGCTGCCCATTACCACCGCCTGTTCAACCCTGCTGCCCACTTCCATCACCCTCCCCACCACCTCTGCCGCCGGCGCCGCCATTAGTCCCATCGCCGCCGCCACCTGCTCCTACCCTTTTACCACCTCTTGTTCTTCCCCCTCCAATGTCTCAAATGCCAACATTTCCATGGCTATCACCTCCGAACCCCTTCATGAATAATGCACCACCACTTGTCCCATTCTTATCTTCGCCACCTCTCCTTTCAACTCCAACACTGCCAGACATTTCCTTTCCCCCTCCACTTGAACCGACGCCGTTTCTTTCAACGCCACCGGTTTTCACTATGCCGCAAACACCAAATGCCTTCT contains:
- the LOC114418834 gene encoding plasma membrane ATPase 4-like, translated to MWNPLSWVMEAAAIMAIALANGGGRPPDWQDFVGILALLVINSTISFIEENNAGNAAAALMAGLAPKTKVLRDGKWTEEDAAILVPGDIISIKLGDIVPADARLLDGDPLKIDQSALTGESLPVSKNPGDEVFSGSTVKQGELEAVVIATGVHTFFGKAAHLVDSTNQEGHFQKVLTAIGNFCICSIAVGMVIEIIVMYPIQHRPYRSGIDNLLVLLIGGIPIAMPTVLSVTMAIGSHRLSQQGAITKRMTAIEEMAGMDVLCSDKTGTLTLNKLTVDKTLIEVFAKDADKDTVILLAARASRVENQDAIDACIVGMLGDPKEARDGIKEVHFLPFNPVDKRTAITYIDNNGNWNRASKGAPEQIIHLCNLREDVKKKAHAIIGKFADRGLRSLAVAKQEVPEKTKESPGGPWQFVGLLPLFDPPRHDSAETIRRALHLGVNVKMITGDQLAIGKETARRLGMGSNMYPSSSLLGDHKDESIAALPVDELIEKADGFAGVFPEHKYEIVKILQDRKHICGMTGDGVNDAPALKKADIGIAVADATDAARGASDIVLTEPGLSVIVSAVLTSRAIFQRMKNYTIYAVSITIRIVLGFMLLALIWKFDFSPFMVLIIAILNDGTIMTISKDRVKPSPLPDSWKLNEIFATGIVLGAYLAIMTVVFFWAAHASDFFTEKFGVRPIRNVQDELTAAVYLQVSIVSQALIFVTRSRNFSFLERPGLLLVTAFIIAQLIATLIAVYANWGFARMRGIGWGWAGVIWLYSIIFYIPLDFLKFGIRYFLSGKAWNNITENKTAFTTKKDYGKEEREAQWATAQRTLHGLNPPETEQIFSEKNNYRELSEIADQARKRAEVARLRELHTLKGHVESVVKLKGLDIDTIQQHYTV